Proteins from a single region of Halarsenatibacter silvermanii:
- a CDS encoding PAS domain S-box protein, whose product MTEAAGGVRTYNLDLNNETQHLLNSISQGAAILGGKGTIKAVNTSWQQLAEKCEESQFGLELGNDFLQSVDQFSESSSTNTRRLKEKIEAVLAGRSPQYSLKYSLLTSEKKCWYRMKLNRYQNGALVLQENITEQMLEKLWYQPLFDKNGEAIAVLDENTEIININEQFKEKFKYDLEEVAGKKLDKVLERGKADSADRDMTSKVLDEEKTIQKGIRYERDGSPREYRIKEVPVKIEEEIKGIYVIFEDITIRKEKQRQLQKNKERLEITLKSIGDGVIATDKAGRVDQMNDVAEELTGWSLEKAEGRPLTEIFNIVNSHTGQPVENPVKEVLNSGIKVGLANHTMLISRDGSEYQIADSAAPIRDKEGELSGCVLTFRDVTEEYRMREELKKREQKYHGMIDNCFEMIYLHDLQGNILEVNQAVLEKMGYARKEIEGMTVFDLHPSRKGTYDEEKIIKQWKNWDVGQRFLMEREHIRADGTRMPVEISTGKVKFAGKEHLIAFVRDISQRREREKKLEYLSRYDRLTDLYNRNHMEEKLESLDENELPASLLIIDINGLKIINDTYGHEKGDELLVKTSRLLHRISREKDTLARWAGDEFVILQPNTELEKAQEFRDKIEHKAREIESDIPFSVAIGVSCKTKADESIFSSLHEAENSMDYYKLTSEKSSRNKLLSNLLSTLEVKSDETKEHAVRMSDYAVQLGERIGLNQDKMNKLTLLATLHDIGKVTISEEILTKPGELNDEEWKIIRDHPHKGYSIASSTDEFSTVAEGILCHHERWDGEGYPQGLSGKEIPLLARIISIVDAFDVMTNGRPYKEPLSEEEALEEIENCAGTQFDPVLAEKFVDLRRES is encoded by the coding sequence TTGACCGAAGCAGCCGGTGGTGTCAGAACATATAATCTGGACTTAAATAATGAAACTCAACACTTGCTGAATTCAATTTCTCAGGGTGCCGCGATACTGGGAGGAAAAGGTACTATAAAAGCCGTAAATACTTCCTGGCAGCAGCTAGCAGAAAAGTGTGAGGAAAGTCAATTCGGTCTGGAACTGGGGAATGATTTCCTCCAGTCCGTTGACCAGTTCAGTGAGAGCAGTTCAACAAATACCCGCCGGTTAAAGGAAAAGATCGAGGCGGTTCTGGCGGGCAGATCTCCCCAGTACTCTCTGAAATACTCATTGCTAACCTCGGAGAAAAAATGCTGGTACAGGATGAAGCTGAATAGATACCAAAATGGAGCACTTGTTCTGCAGGAAAATATCACCGAACAGATGCTGGAGAAACTGTGGTATCAACCCCTCTTCGATAAGAACGGTGAGGCGATAGCAGTTCTGGATGAGAACACAGAGATTATTAATATCAATGAACAATTTAAAGAGAAGTTCAAATATGATTTAGAAGAAGTTGCAGGTAAAAAGCTCGATAAAGTACTGGAACGGGGCAAAGCCGACAGTGCGGACAGGGATATGACAAGTAAAGTGCTGGATGAAGAAAAAACAATCCAGAAAGGAATCCGGTACGAAAGAGATGGCAGCCCACGGGAATATCGGATCAAAGAAGTTCCCGTAAAAATAGAAGAGGAAATAAAGGGTATCTATGTTATCTTTGAAGATATCACCATCAGAAAGGAAAAACAACGCCAGCTGCAGAAAAACAAAGAGAGACTGGAAATCACACTTAAATCAATAGGTGATGGCGTCATAGCAACAGATAAAGCCGGAAGGGTGGATCAGATGAATGATGTTGCCGAAGAGCTTACTGGCTGGTCCCTGGAAAAAGCAGAAGGCAGACCGCTGACAGAAATATTTAACATAGTCAACTCCCATACAGGTCAACCGGTGGAAAACCCGGTGAAAGAGGTCCTGAATTCAGGCATAAAAGTGGGGCTGGCCAACCATACAATGTTGATCTCCCGCGACGGCAGCGAATACCAGATCGCTGATTCTGCCGCTCCCATCCGGGATAAAGAGGGGGAATTGAGCGGATGTGTGCTGACATTTCGCGATGTGACTGAAGAATACCGGATGCGGGAAGAGCTGAAAAAACGCGAGCAAAAGTATCATGGCATGATCGATAACTGCTTTGAAATGATATATCTGCACGATCTCCAGGGCAATATACTCGAGGTCAACCAGGCAGTTCTGGAAAAAATGGGATATGCACGGAAAGAAATAGAAGGTATGACAGTCTTCGATCTCCACCCCTCCCGGAAGGGCACCTATGATGAAGAAAAGATCATAAAACAGTGGAAAAATTGGGATGTAGGCCAAAGATTCCTCATGGAAAGAGAGCATATCCGAGCAGATGGAACCAGAATGCCCGTTGAAATTTCCACTGGTAAAGTCAAATTTGCCGGCAAAGAACATTTGATCGCCTTTGTGCGGGATATCAGCCAGCGCCGGGAAAGGGAAAAAAAGCTGGAATATCTGAGCCGCTATGACAGACTGACCGACCTCTATAACAGAAATCACATGGAGGAAAAGCTGGAAAGCCTGGACGAGAATGAACTGCCGGCCAGCCTGCTGATAATAGATATCAATGGCCTGAAAATAATAAATGATACCTACGGTCATGAAAAAGGTGATGAGCTGCTGGTTAAAACCTCCCGCCTTCTGCACAGGATATCACGAGAAAAGGATACACTCGCACGCTGGGCCGGAGATGAATTCGTTATTTTGCAGCCGAATACAGAGCTTGAGAAAGCCCAGGAATTCAGGGATAAAATCGAGCATAAGGCCCGGGAAATAGAGTCAGATATTCCCTTCTCAGTGGCTATAGGCGTCAGCTGCAAAACCAAAGCCGACGAAAGTATATTTTCCAGCCTGCATGAAGCCGAGAACAGCATGGATTATTATAAGCTCACCTCTGAAAAGAGCTCCCGCAATAAACTGCTGAGCAACCTCCTCAGCACACTGGAAGTTAAAAGCGATGAGACCAAAGAACACGCGGTCAGGATGTCGGATTATGCCGTGCAGCTGGGAGAGCGGATCGGACTGAACCAGGATAAGATGAATAAACTGACACTGCTGGCCACACTGCACGATATCGGGAAGGTTACAATTTCGGAAGAGATACTGACCAAGCCGGGCGAGCTCAACGATGAAGAGTGGAAGATTATCAGGGATCATCCCCACAAGGGTTATTCCATCGCCTCCTCCACCGACGAGTTCTCGACTGTAGCTGAGGGTATATTGTGTCACCATGAACGCTGGGATGGCGAAGGATATCCCCAGGGCCTCTCCGGCAAGGAGATCCCACTTCTAGCCCGGATAATTTCTATAGTTGACGCCTTCGATGTTATGACAAATGGCAGACCATATAAGGAGCCTCTGAGCGAGGAAGAAGCCCTTGAGGAGATAGAAAACTGTGCCGGAACCCAGTTTGACCCGGTTCTGGCCGAAAAATTTGTGGACCTGAGGCGGGAAAGTTGA
- a CDS encoding SWIM zinc finger family protein produces the protein MGFDREDLKELSRPQSWDKGLRYYQSDRVREVLLDGDKLIAEVSGNSYPFYEVELNIEDPYYHYCSCPYDWGGICKHIIAVGLTWLHSGEGITRADKKKAGIRERLEKLTEEMEREDFIDFLTDVSLKRQGIERELSDYVEEQGFNSADSRLKRLEILHQEALAIIEEFNHYGGGSELEADEFYESVHEMMNLLQEHDFPARQRQEIIEDFVDQHLAGNCSLIDAALELAFTAAETEVDWHRVIDLLQQSDDSYHQERIIQIYREELEDEERYLELRQQHLNTGHDYYDLVKFYDEKGEIGKAVETAQKGIEAGGWGVGQNISYLRDHYIENGDYERGLKFYLQEFRNSPTSEKFFQVLDYCRSEDIEEIENRMIEHLKERNSYTVLADIYDEREEYEKVLHLVKEKDIAPAEEDEILDEKFPREMIKIYKDNVQNHIDAKKRKSYRRGAEIALKIKNIYCQQLNERGKWDSYIQGILEEYPRHPALQEEFREICLE, from the coding sequence ATGGGTTTTGACAGGGAAGATTTAAAGGAGTTATCCAGGCCTCAATCCTGGGATAAAGGTCTGAGATATTACCAAAGTGATAGAGTGCGGGAGGTTTTGCTGGATGGAGATAAATTAATAGCTGAGGTGAGCGGTAACAGCTATCCCTTTTATGAGGTGGAGCTCAATATTGAAGACCCCTACTATCATTACTGCAGCTGCCCCTATGATTGGGGTGGGATATGCAAGCATATAATAGCGGTGGGCCTGACCTGGTTGCACAGCGGTGAGGGAATAACTCGTGCGGATAAAAAGAAAGCCGGTATCAGGGAAAGGCTGGAAAAGCTGACAGAGGAGATGGAACGCGAAGATTTTATCGACTTTCTGACAGATGTGTCCCTTAAAAGGCAGGGTATAGAGCGAGAGCTGTCAGATTATGTGGAGGAGCAGGGTTTTAACTCCGCTGACAGCAGGTTGAAAAGGCTGGAGATTTTACATCAGGAAGCTCTGGCCATCATCGAGGAGTTCAATCATTATGGCGGCGGCAGTGAGCTGGAGGCGGATGAATTCTATGAATCTGTACATGAAATGATGAATCTGCTGCAGGAACACGACTTTCCGGCCCGCCAGCGGCAGGAGATTATCGAGGATTTTGTTGACCAGCATCTGGCCGGCAACTGCAGTCTCATAGATGCTGCTCTGGAGCTGGCCTTCACCGCGGCAGAGACTGAGGTGGACTGGCACAGGGTAATTGATCTGCTGCAGCAGTCAGACGACAGCTATCACCAGGAGAGGATAATACAGATCTACCGGGAAGAGCTGGAGGATGAGGAAAGATATCTGGAGCTCCGTCAGCAGCATCTGAACACCGGCCATGATTATTATGATCTGGTAAAATTTTATGATGAAAAAGGTGAAATCGGAAAAGCAGTGGAGACAGCTCAAAAAGGTATTGAAGCCGGGGGATGGGGCGTCGGTCAGAATATAAGCTATCTGAGAGATCATTATATTGAAAATGGTGATTATGAGCGGGGACTAAAATTTTATCTGCAGGAGTTCAGAAACAGCCCGACCAGCGAGAAATTCTTCCAGGTGCTGGATTACTGCCGGTCTGAAGATATAGAAGAAATAGAGAACAGAATGATCGAGCATCTCAAAGAAAGAAATAGCTATACAGTGCTGGCTGATATATATGATGAAAGGGAAGAGTACGAGAAAGTTCTGCATCTGGTAAAGGAAAAAGATATTGCTCCTGCGGAGGAGGATGAAATACTGGATGAAAAATTCCCCCGCGAGATGATAAAAATCTATAAGGATAACGTCCAGAACCATATCGATGCCAAAAAGAGAAAGAGCTACCGCCGGGGAGCGGAAATTGCCCTGAAAATCAAGAATATATACTGTCAGCAGCTGAACGAGAGGGGAAAGTGGGATAGTTATATCCAGGGTATTCTGGAGGAATATCCCCGCCATCCGGCCCTGCAGGAGGAATTCAGGGAGATATGCCTTGAGTGA
- a CDS encoding DUF2357 domain-containing protein — protein MAADEKKDLLFIKTDRFKLYIQGRPYHSLLGSDYNQKATEEKSDSARASLKLDCYKGCELEKAAYFQPRQGLVSVDLSEFGEDGSREISLSPIFFEQQNYELTVKVAEDKRPVEFFHENPNLRDEITPLPDDERVLTGSLNFASDVGYSNLAIKEDDYTLLNLRLEVFPAKLDYQDDYYRLLREVNDEIYNLAFDFLQRTFQPMQLKEEDEKRPDRAEFFSILSHVMDKFKKAFHRLKKSPHHRLQKRTRVLPAGRVKNVGRESLQWLRKNPRHYDKDKGRPDKLLNIEKELNYDTFENRFVRWMIERIRERLNIFQEKHRQLYGEDDYVSQRIAEFQREFDYMLEQTFLSQVGELKRMQSLSLVLQMAPGYREVHKYYLMLKRGLDIKGELYQMSMKELSRLYEYWCFLKLERILADEYDLKRQDLVAYEFDGINFRLEKQGKAEVEFENPKTGEIFSLLYNTAQGKNVTTGQRPDNILSLSKKGKARHGKQQSEVDYKFIFDAKYRLEKNGEFGEVGENDQEEMPLGPPHDSINTMHRYRDAIIAEEQAKRGWKRPVVGAFVLFPCPEEEKFKENHKFYESIADVNVGAFPFMPGSTELVSEFLQDVIEESFFSGFERNILPPGKRQYIDEQQFEQNMLVGSLRGPEQLDFILDDDRPTFYHIPCQQIKLHEHNLEYLAVYQSRRKFDGDCGIRHYWRIPDIEVRERKEIPLGNNNSRKPYYVLKLKEKQELDESIKPLGYGLQGSHIYCNYDLFRRAEVLPDLHIKSWQGWRIWLELKRVRDDIIVMREKYGSPDHIFEGVKGFKSGDITVQLQDGEVAVKNINREEISRERYSLDEFVHNLRGVFKDAISM, from the coding sequence ATGGCAGCTGATGAGAAAAAAGATCTGCTCTTTATAAAAACTGATCGCTTTAAATTATATATACAGGGGCGCCCCTATCATTCTCTGCTGGGCAGTGATTATAACCAGAAAGCCACTGAGGAGAAAAGTGATAGCGCCCGGGCCAGTCTTAAGCTGGATTGCTATAAAGGCTGTGAACTGGAAAAGGCGGCCTATTTTCAGCCCAGGCAAGGACTGGTTTCAGTTGACCTGTCTGAGTTCGGCGAGGATGGCAGCCGGGAAATTAGTTTGAGTCCTATATTTTTTGAACAGCAGAATTATGAGCTAACTGTTAAAGTGGCAGAAGACAAAAGGCCTGTAGAGTTTTTTCATGAAAACCCCAATCTGCGCGATGAAATCACACCACTGCCGGATGATGAGAGAGTTTTGACCGGCAGTTTAAATTTTGCCAGTGATGTAGGCTATTCCAATCTGGCTATCAAGGAAGATGACTATACATTATTGAACCTGCGACTGGAAGTTTTTCCCGCAAAACTTGACTATCAAGATGATTATTACCGCCTGTTGAGGGAAGTCAATGATGAGATATATAATTTAGCCTTTGACTTTCTGCAGCGCACTTTTCAACCTATGCAGCTAAAAGAAGAAGATGAGAAGCGGCCGGATAGAGCAGAATTTTTCAGCATACTTTCCCATGTAATGGACAAGTTTAAGAAAGCTTTTCACAGGCTAAAAAAATCTCCCCATCACCGTCTGCAGAAAAGAACCCGGGTGTTGCCAGCAGGCCGGGTGAAAAATGTAGGGCGAGAGAGTTTGCAGTGGTTACGCAAAAACCCGCGCCATTATGATAAGGATAAAGGACGGCCTGATAAGCTGCTAAATATTGAGAAGGAATTGAATTATGATACATTTGAAAATCGCTTTGTACGCTGGATGATAGAGCGCATTCGCGAAAGGCTCAATATTTTTCAGGAAAAACACCGGCAGCTGTACGGCGAAGATGATTATGTCAGCCAGCGGATCGCTGAGTTTCAACGGGAGTTCGACTATATGCTGGAGCAAACTTTTCTCAGTCAAGTTGGCGAATTAAAAAGAATGCAGTCACTATCATTGGTGCTGCAGATGGCTCCTGGTTACAGAGAGGTCCATAAATATTATTTGATGTTAAAGCGCGGCCTGGATATCAAAGGTGAGCTTTATCAGATGTCTATGAAAGAATTGTCGCGCCTATATGAGTACTGGTGCTTTTTGAAACTGGAAAGAATTTTAGCCGACGAATATGACCTTAAACGTCAGGATCTGGTGGCCTATGAGTTTGATGGCATTAATTTTCGCCTGGAAAAACAGGGTAAAGCTGAGGTGGAATTTGAGAATCCTAAGACAGGTGAGATATTTTCTCTGTTGTATAATACTGCTCAAGGAAAGAATGTCACCACCGGTCAGCGGCCGGATAACATATTGTCATTGAGCAAAAAGGGTAAGGCCCGCCATGGCAAGCAACAGAGTGAAGTGGATTATAAGTTTATTTTTGATGCCAAATATAGATTGGAAAAAAACGGGGAATTTGGAGAGGTCGGAGAGAATGACCAGGAAGAGATGCCACTGGGTCCACCTCATGACAGCATTAACACGATGCACCGCTATCGAGATGCTATCATAGCTGAAGAGCAGGCAAAAAGAGGCTGGAAGCGCCCAGTGGTCGGCGCTTTTGTCCTCTTTCCCTGTCCTGAGGAGGAGAAGTTCAAGGAGAATCATAAGTTCTACGAGAGCATAGCCGATGTTAATGTGGGAGCATTTCCCTTTATGCCGGGTAGTACAGAGTTGGTAAGTGAGTTTCTGCAGGATGTAATTGAGGAGAGTTTCTTCAGCGGTTTTGAAAGAAACATATTGCCTCCTGGTAAGAGACAATATATTGACGAGCAGCAATTTGAGCAGAATATGCTGGTGGGATCTCTGCGCGGACCTGAACAGCTGGACTTTATTCTGGATGATGATAGGCCTACTTTTTATCATATTCCCTGCCAGCAGATTAAACTGCATGAACATAATCTGGAGTATCTAGCAGTCTATCAGAGTAGACGCAAGTTCGATGGGGATTGTGGCATCAGACATTACTGGCGTATACCAGATATCGAGGTCAGAGAAAGAAAGGAAATCCCCTTAGGAAACAATAATTCACGAAAGCCATATTATGTCTTAAAACTGAAGGAAAAACAGGAGCTAGATGAGTCGATAAAGCCTCTGGGCTATGGTTTGCAGGGGAGCCACATATACTGTAATTATGACCTTTTCCGCCGAGCTGAAGTGCTGCCTGATTTGCATATAAAAAGTTGGCAGGGCTGGAGAATCTGGCTGGAACTAAAGCGGGTGCGTGATGATATTATAGTGATGAGAGAAAAATATGGGTCTCCAGATCATATATTTGAGGGAGTTAAAGGCTTTAAATCTGGAGATATAACTGTGCAGTTGCAGGATGGTGAGGTTGCTGTCAAGAATATAAATAGGGAAGAGATTTCAAGAGAAAGATATTCGCTGGACGAATTTGTGCACAATTTGCGCGGTGTGTTTAAGGATGCAATAAGTATGTAA
- a CDS encoding MrcB family domain-containing protein, producing MGLKEDIFDDLKYYDKSYKFVVFKGFLELNDDGKVYIEDLAKYFRDFYLKRKKQNKIIEAQNSVLQEIESMNLSELKDQIVKKPINFVDVLLVEEDQVKIRDVRAWRQLSADDYQEISEFVENKIEKYFDNLTDKIKGNKIENYIEQIGDLDLKSLNDSFKKVVENYAQARMNEMYSGHELGETFRNNMPETIKKYISIKGDLSVDNFKVKGSIGMGNWAKVPWLAIMDKGITTTTQEGVYVVYLFSQDMERVYLTLNQGVTNANSDELKSTKNEVRKKLNLEELNTTDNVKLADSGTGAQYETSTIGYILYEADDILNKQITEEQLIEDLYLLLDYYQAYKDQVYYDNSKRQTVPGSTLSTEEKIAHIKNYLTAHGFYYPSGMLENFYLSLKTKPFVLLAGISGTGKTKLVEHFAHALGCTSENKRYELISVRPDWNDSSDLLGYKNLEGKFVPGPMINILQNAQSNPNDIHIVCLDEMNLARVEYYFSEFLSKMETRHNHNGHILSAPLFTEEDFEKPEDKTEYAGLRIPDNLYIVGTVNMDETTHHFSKKVLDRANTIEFSQVELSQLNLTDSENRPAPLERVDNGFLKPDFISMSDCPGGEEEFIHAQVVDPLSETNNILEKASLHVGYRVRDEIAFYMLYNKRHSLLEHGDREAFDFQLMQKILPRIQGSSQLIKNVIIDLFKLAADVEQFNDMQDNPRKIINQRKNDDPDDGYETMKYPRSAEKLALMHERMQQDGFTSYWL from the coding sequence ATGGGCTTAAAAGAAGATATTTTTGATGACCTCAAATACTATGATAAATCATACAAGTTTGTAGTATTTAAAGGATTTTTAGAGTTGAATGATGATGGAAAAGTTTATATAGAAGATTTAGCAAAATATTTTAGAGATTTTTATTTGAAAAGAAAAAAACAAAACAAAATTATTGAAGCTCAGAATTCAGTATTACAAGAAATTGAAAGCATGAATTTATCAGAATTGAAAGACCAGATCGTTAAAAAACCAATTAATTTTGTAGATGTTTTGCTGGTTGAAGAAGATCAGGTTAAGATTAGAGATGTTAGAGCTTGGAGGCAATTGTCTGCCGATGATTATCAAGAAATATCCGAATTTGTGGAGAATAAAATAGAAAAATATTTTGATAATCTGACTGATAAAATAAAGGGAAATAAAATTGAAAATTATATTGAACAAATAGGTGATTTAGATTTGAAATCCTTGAATGATAGCTTTAAAAAAGTAGTAGAAAATTACGCGCAAGCTCGCATGAATGAAATGTATTCAGGTCATGAACTTGGTGAAACTTTTAGAAATAACATGCCTGAAACAATAAAAAAGTACATATCAATTAAAGGAGATTTATCTGTAGATAATTTCAAAGTCAAGGGTTCCATTGGCATGGGAAACTGGGCAAAAGTTCCCTGGTTGGCAATAATGGACAAGGGAATAACTACTACCACGCAAGAGGGAGTTTATGTAGTTTATCTTTTCTCTCAAGATATGGAAAGGGTGTATTTGACTTTAAACCAGGGAGTAACGAATGCAAACAGTGATGAATTAAAATCGACTAAAAATGAAGTGCGTAAAAAATTAAATTTAGAAGAATTAAATACCACAGATAATGTTAAATTGGCCGATAGTGGCACAGGGGCTCAATATGAAACTTCAACTATTGGATATATCCTCTATGAAGCTGATGATATACTAAATAAACAAATCACCGAAGAGCAGCTTATAGAAGATTTATACTTGCTTCTGGATTATTATCAAGCCTATAAGGATCAAGTATACTATGATAATTCAAAAAGGCAGACTGTCCCTGGCTCTACTTTATCGACCGAAGAAAAGATCGCCCATATAAAAAACTACCTCACAGCCCATGGTTTCTACTATCCCTCCGGTATGCTGGAAAATTTCTATCTCTCCCTCAAAACTAAGCCCTTCGTGCTTCTGGCCGGGATATCTGGCACCGGCAAGACTAAACTGGTTGAACACTTTGCCCATGCTCTGGGCTGCACTTCCGAAAATAAACGCTATGAGCTGATATCAGTGCGACCGGACTGGAACGATAGCTCCGATCTGTTAGGCTATAAGAATCTTGAGGGCAAGTTTGTACCTGGCCCTATGATAAATATTTTGCAGAATGCTCAATCCAACCCCAATGATATACATATTGTCTGTCTTGATGAGATGAATTTAGCCCGAGTGGAATATTATTTTAGCGAGTTTCTCAGCAAGATGGAAACCCGCCATAATCATAATGGACATATCTTGAGTGCTCCTCTTTTTACTGAGGAGGATTTTGAAAAGCCGGAAGACAAAACAGAATATGCTGGCTTACGCATCCCCGATAATCTCTACATAGTTGGGACAGTTAATATGGATGAGACCACCCATCATTTCAGCAAAAAAGTTCTGGACAGGGCCAATACCATCGAGTTTTCTCAGGTGGAGTTATCTCAGCTCAATCTGACAGATAGCGAAAATAGGCCTGCTCCTTTAGAACGCGTTGATAATGGTTTTCTCAAACCGGATTTTATCAGCATGAGTGATTGTCCTGGAGGGGAAGAAGAGTTTATCCATGCTCAGGTGGTAGATCCCCTGTCAGAAACAAACAATATTTTGGAGAAAGCCAGTCTCCATGTCGGGTATAGGGTGCGGGATGAAATAGCATTTTATATGCTCTACAACAAGCGCCATTCACTCTTGGAGCATGGAGATAGAGAGGCTTTTGATTTCCAGCTTATGCAGAAGATACTTCCGCGTATACAGGGCAGCTCCCAGCTTATCAAAAATGTAATTATTGATCTCTTTAAGCTGGCAGCGGATGTAGAACAATTTAATGATATGCAGGATAATCCTCGAAAAATCATTAATCAAAGGAAAAACGATGACCCAGATGATGGCTATGAAACGATGAAATATCCTCGTTCAGCCGAAAAGCTGGCCCTGATGCATGAGCGCATGCAACAGGATGGCTTTACTTCCTATTGGCTGTAA